In Apium graveolens cultivar Ventura chromosome 10, ASM990537v1, whole genome shotgun sequence, the following are encoded in one genomic region:
- the LOC141693440 gene encoding large ribosomal subunit protein eL24-like codes for MVLKTELCRFSGAKIYPGRGIRFVRADSQVFLFVNSKCKRYFHNKLKPSKLTWTAMYRKQHKKDSAQEVVKKRRRATKKPYSRSIVGATLEVIQKRRSEKPEVRDAAREAALREIKERIKKTKDEKKAKKAEVTAKKSQGKVNAPRTGKGPKLGGGGGKR; via the exons ATGGTTCTCAA GACTGAACTTTGCCGATTCAGCGGTGCTAAGATATATCCGGGAAGGGGGATTAGGTTTGTTCGTGCTGACTCCCAG GTGTTTCTTTTCGTGAACTCGAAATGCAAGAGGTATTTCCATAACAAATTGAAGCCGTCCAAGCTTACATGGACAGCAATGTACCGAAAGCAGCACAAGAAG GACAGTGCTCAAGAGGTTGTTAAGAAGAGGCGACGTGCTACCAAGAAGCCTTATTCAAGGTCTATTGTGGGTGCTACTTTGGAGGTTATTCAGAAGAGAAGAAGTGAGAAACCTGAAGTTCGTGATGCTGCTCGTGAGGCCGCACTTCG TGAAATCAAGGAAAGGATTAAGAAGACCAAGGACGAGAAGAAGGCCAAGAAAGCTGAGGTGACTGCCAAGAAGAGTCAAGGTAAGGTTAATGCACCTAGAACCGGGAAGGGTCCCAAGCTCGGTGGAGGTGGCGGCAAGCGTTGA
- the LOC141693602 gene encoding E3 ubiquitin ligase BIG BROTHER-related-like isoform X1, with protein sequence MMRNVDFQDPYSRGNIPAEIAENWREFFPEHEDFSCEEVLVQQESVYLSIQESGKNKRSTSTFSHSSGRSHLVAQEGESSHGGSNDSQVALDEALARSLQELGDDFDNFYPLERNGAGAGTRTTEVSTVETPARHLQAARHNLTQDDIDPDNMTYEQLQSLGESIGSENKGLPEELIARLPTFKYKSGIFSKKKKEECVICCMAYTSGERLINLPCAHQYHSACIKRWLSVNKQCPVCQTEVQDE encoded by the exons ATGATGAGGAACGTAGATTTTCAGGACCCCTATTCGAGAGGAAATATTCCAGCAGAAATAGCAGAAAACTGGAGAGAATTTTTTCCGGAACATGAGGATTTTAGTTGCGAAGAGGTCCTTGTTCAGCAG GAGAGTGTTTATCTATCAATTCAAGAGAGTGGAAAGAATAAGAGAAGCACCTCTACTTTTAGCCATAGCAGTGGCAGGAGTCATTTGGTTGCCCAAGAGGGAGAATCTTCACATGGCGGAAGTAATGATTCGCAGGTAGCTCTGGATGAAGCTTTAGCTAGATCCTTGCAGGAGCTAGGAGATGACTTTGATAATTTCTATCCACTTGAACGCAATGGTGCTGGAGCTG GGACACGGACTACAGAAGTTAGTACTGTAGAAACTCCTGCCAGG CATCTGCAGGCTGCTAGGCATAATCTGACACAAGACGACATTGATCCTGATAATATGACCTATGAG CAATTACAATCATTAGGTGAAAGTATTGGAAGTGAGAATAAAGGACTGCCAGAAGAGCTTATCGCCCGTTTACCAACTTTCAAGTACAAATCAGGAATCTTTTCtaagaaaaagaaagaaga GTGTGTGATATGTTGCATGGCGTACACTAGTGGAGAAAGGTTGATCAACCTGCCTTGTGCACACCAGTATCATTCTGCATGCATTAAACGTTGGTTGTCAGTAAATAAG
- the LOC141693602 gene encoding E3 ubiquitin ligase BIG BROTHER-related-like isoform X2, with the protein MMRNVDFQDPYSRGNIPAEIAENWREFFPEHEDFSCEEVLVQQESVYLSIQESGKNKRSTSTFSHSSGRSHLVAQEGESSHGGSNDSQVALDEALARSLQELGDDFDNFYPLERNGAGAGTRTTEVSTVETPARAARHNLTQDDIDPDNMTYEQLQSLGESIGSENKGLPEELIARLPTFKYKSGIFSKKKKEECVICCMAYTSGERLINLPCAHQYHSACIKRWLSVNKQCPVCQTEVQDE; encoded by the exons ATGATGAGGAACGTAGATTTTCAGGACCCCTATTCGAGAGGAAATATTCCAGCAGAAATAGCAGAAAACTGGAGAGAATTTTTTCCGGAACATGAGGATTTTAGTTGCGAAGAGGTCCTTGTTCAGCAG GAGAGTGTTTATCTATCAATTCAAGAGAGTGGAAAGAATAAGAGAAGCACCTCTACTTTTAGCCATAGCAGTGGCAGGAGTCATTTGGTTGCCCAAGAGGGAGAATCTTCACATGGCGGAAGTAATGATTCGCAGGTAGCTCTGGATGAAGCTTTAGCTAGATCCTTGCAGGAGCTAGGAGATGACTTTGATAATTTCTATCCACTTGAACGCAATGGTGCTGGAGCTG GGACACGGACTACAGAAGTTAGTACTGTAGAAACTCCTGCCAGG GCTGCTAGGCATAATCTGACACAAGACGACATTGATCCTGATAATATGACCTATGAG CAATTACAATCATTAGGTGAAAGTATTGGAAGTGAGAATAAAGGACTGCCAGAAGAGCTTATCGCCCGTTTACCAACTTTCAAGTACAAATCAGGAATCTTTTCtaagaaaaagaaagaaga GTGTGTGATATGTTGCATGGCGTACACTAGTGGAGAAAGGTTGATCAACCTGCCTTGTGCACACCAGTATCATTCTGCATGCATTAAACGTTGGTTGTCAGTAAATAAG